From Candidatus Bathyarchaeota archaeon:
TTGCTAGCCGACCTGATTCCTAAAGAGAAGAGAGGCAGAATTATGGGAACAATCGTAACCTTGAACATCCTGGCAACAGTTCCCGCATCGGCTCTAGGCGGGATCCTCTACGGCGTAGCCCCCCACATATCCCTTCATCTTAGCCATGATCCTAGGGGCTACTGTAAGCCTGCTAATACTATTCACAGTTAAGGAGCCCAAGACGAAGGAAGAGTAAATATCGCAGCGCAGGAAGTAACTCCCGTGACTCTTGGAACTTTCACAGAGTAATTGCTCTCTCAACATGGATCTGCGATGCTTCGAAACTGATGGGCGGGAGGGATTTGAACCCTCTCCACAGTGGAGACATCCCCGCAAACTCCCCTTTTTTATGCGGCGTCCATTTAGTTTTTTGGCTTTTTCTGATGCTTTATAACTCAACAAGTAGATGGCTATTGATATTGTGAACGTGCCAAATATGAAGCCTTACACGCCAGAGGATGAACAGCTGTTATACATACTGCTCGTAGGGAAGAAAGTAAACATGTGATATCGTGCATGTACACTAAACTATCTTTGAGATGGTTTACTTTTCTCAGGCTCACCGGCTATAACCTCCTCTTCTATGAGCTCAACAATGAGCGTTGGCCCCTCCTTTGCCAAAATTTTTACCCTACGATTAGGCTTTATGATCGTGTCTGAACGTGCCCTCCAATACTCACCACGAAACCGAATAAACCCCACTTTCTCCGGGCCAATCTCATCTAACGTTCGACCAATTCCACCAATAAGTTCAAGCACAGTAAGCCGCTTTTTCTTCGCCTTAACTATCTTATAAAGAACCAACGCTGAGAAACCTGTCAAAATTCCTACAAAAGCTATCACCACAACCATGAAAAACTGGTACCATTCTGGAGAAATCAGCCATCGTGTAGGATCAAATCGAAGCAAAAGCAACGTTCCTACGGATAAACAAAATATTCCAGCTGGACCAAAAAACTGGAGTCCTAGTTCTCTCATCTCCACGAATACTAAAACTCCGCCCAAAGTAATGAGTACAATAGGTAAGAGATCAACATAGAACCCCAGCCCAATTAAACCCAAGATTAAAAGGACGCCTCCTATGATTTCTCCTTCATATCCAGCGGTGAAGAAGCCAAAAATGACGCCGTAAACCCCAAGAGTGAACAAGAGATACGCGATCATAGGGTCTGAGATGACACGTAAAACCCGCACATATATGCTTGCCCCCAAATAGTGTATCGCCACATTTTTTGTTTGAATCGTCAATTGCCCTTTTTCCGCCACTTCCACGTCAATTCCGTCAACAACATCTAACAGTTCTTCTAGTGTAGTCGCCACTTTTTCTATGACTCCATAGTTTTTCGCATCCTCTGCCCCTATGTTAAGGTTCTCCGTCACGAACTTGGCAACAATCGTTTCATTTCTACCGTGCATTTTTGCTCTTTGCACAATGAACTCCGTTAGCGAATTGATTAACTTTGGATCCTGTATCAACTCTCCAGTTGGGTATGCCCGTGGAGCACAAGATCCTAGAATAGAGAACGGTGCCATTGCCACTACGTGTGATGAAAGGACGATAAAAGTGCCTGCAGACCATGCCGTTGCTCCTTTCGGATGTACAAACGAAATCACGGGGATAGATGACCGTTCAATAAGGTCTATAATATTAAATGTTGCATCTAGCGAGCCTCCATGAGTGTTTAAAAGAAGCACCACGGCCTTAGCATTGATTTTGTAGGCTTCATCCAGCCCCTCCTTAATAAGTTCTGAAGCACCAAAGTTGATCACTCCATCTAATTCTATAACGATCACCGAATCACTGCTGGATCCAAAAGAAGTACAAACACCCAGCCATACAGAAAAAAAGAGGATTATAACAAGTACGCGCGCGACACGTAGGCTCATTTCTTCTTAACCTGTTCCCCTTTTCCCGCGGTTGCGCGGGCTATGGCAACGATGTTCCCAAGTTCGCGCAAGTCAGTGGTCGAAGTAACCACTACCAGATTCTTTTCTCGTGCAATGTCTGTCAGTGTTTGGAGCTCTCGCAACTTTAATGTGATCGGGCTTTTGCTGTAGACTTCTGCGGCAAGCGCCATCTTCTCCGCTGCGATATATTCTCCCTCAGCCACGATGATCCTAGCTCTCTTCTCTCTCTCAGCCTCTGCTTGCTTTGCAATTGCCCTCTGCATTTCCGCCGGAAGTAGGACATCGCTGATGGCTACCGCGCTCACTTTTATACCCCACGGGTCGGTAGTCTCATCTATTTCCTCCTGAATCTGCTTTGTGAACTCTGTCGTTTTTATCAACAGGTCATCAAGCTCCGCGTGACCTAAGACATCCCGTAACACGGTCTTTGCTAACGTTTGAGTGGCATGAACGTAATTCTCTACCTCGCAGATCGCCTTTATGGGATCGATCACTCGATAATACACAAACGAGTCTACATCGCACCGTATGTTATCCTTCGTAATTATTTTTATCATGCGTGCATCGTATGTTATGGTTCTTAAATCCACTACGCGTGTTTTGTCGATTCCTGGTATAATGAAAATCAATCCTGGACCCTTGGCACCGACGAGTCGACCTAAGCGGAAAATAACTGCTCTCTCATATTCTCTCACGATTCTAATCGAAGACGTCAGGATGGATAGGACAATTATCACGAGAACAAACAAGGCAAGGATTTCATATATCAAAGGAATCACTGAAAAACCATTGAAAGATGCCCATTAATAAATGTATATCTCAAGTCCCCCTTCTCCTCCTCAGCACACCCTCCAAAGGAGCCCGTTATATGTACGCACATGTAACCAAAGTGGTTTGCAGAAGAAAAACAATAGGAAGCCAAGAAAATAGTACTAAAGCACAAGAAACCATACAAAATCTTGAAACAGAACTTATGTTGTGAGTGGAGAACAATATATGAGTATGATACTCAGATCTCTAATTCTAGCAACGTTTCTCCTTTTTGGGATACGTCCTAAATGGAGCTCGCGGCTCTAGGCTTGACCATTCTGTTGAATCATCTAATTTTGAAACTGAACGTAATAGTTCAAATGTTATCCAGCGGGAAGCCTTTGGATAAGGGATATATTCCCAAAGGCCGAGGGACCTTGTAAGCCCAGAATGAACTCCACCAAATCTGTGATGCGTTCATCACTGCGATTTGCCAGCAAAGGTCAAGAGTAGGCCATTCATATCCTCTGGACTTGCCTTATCAACTGCCTTGCCATTACGATGCTCTTGCAGAGTACTGTTCAAAACTAACCGCACACTTTGTACACCGCTCCTTGATCAACCATCTCGCTTCAAGAATTTCTTGAATCCTTCTCCATCCATGATTCTCACATCTTTCCGCAATCCCATAATGAGAGTCAGACTATCTTCTAATTCAATTTTTATGATCTATGAAAAAGCCTCTTGTATAACTCTTAGTTTTTTGGATTTGCCTAGATTTTCGGTATTTCATAATCAGTAAGAAACTTGAGCCAGGCTCTTGCCGTTAGTGTGTCTCCAAACAAAGTTTAATAGCTATAGTGGTTATTAAAAAGGAGAAAAGTATATGCCACGAATAGGTGTGATTGGTGTTTTCAAGACAATCATCAAATGTTTAGGGAGGATGTGCTGACGATGGAGATTAAAATTGGAGATAAGATGAAGATTCCAGCGGATGAGAAGTTTCATCCAGAGAGGGGGCACTTCGGCAAATGTGTGTGGATAAGTGAGGATGGAAAAACTGCAGCGCTAATGTGTGAAAGGAGCCACGAAGGCAAAAAAACTGCTTTCATGGTGAAAGTCAATTCTGAGAAATGAGCTTCTGAAAAGCTCGCGAGCCTTCAATCATCTATAGACGTTGCAAATTGCACCCCGCCCATTCGCTTTATTCTCGTACGTACAATTTCATAAAGATCTCCCACAATATGTGCTTCAATTATCACTACTAATGCCTGCATGCTAAATCGTACGCACCATACAACATGAGTGGTTCTTTTACATATTTGATCTTGCGTAGCGTCCGCAACACTTCTACCTCCCTTCTTGGCTCCGCAAACCTTGAGACAAACAGACCGCTTCTATTGAGAACATCAAAGTAATTTGTCAGTGTTCTGTGAAAGCTGATTGTTCTAAATAGCGTCTAAAGTCTTTCCTAATTCCATCGGATCGGATACTCAGTTTCCTTAAAATATGTATCTGTTGCATCTGCTCTCTCCTATTGACTATTTTTTTTAAAATAGGGATGAGGAATCGAAAACACAAATCGACCAGCAGACCTTAAAACCCTAGATGCTTCTGATACTGCCTTTCCGTAGTTTTTAATATCTCAAAGAGGAAGTAGTGGAGGGACTTTTTAGTTAAGAGGGGTAATGGAGATTGAAGAGAAAAGACATGATGAAGTCATGATGATGCTTCGTACGATCCAGTTTTAACAGATGACAGCAGCTTGGAATTATTGAGCAGATAGAAAAATTAGGACTGCTGGAATAAGGAAATATTGTTCTAACATTGTTTTTAGATTAATAGTTGGATGCAGTCTGCTATGAAATGAGCGATTATGGCTCCTAATATGGCGAGTAGAGCATATTTTAGTCCTTCTTTGTAGGGCTTTTCATGGCTTATTTTGCCTACGTAGCTTCCTAGAATGAATGCCATTATGGTTCCGATTACGAATGTAAGTATTGTAGCTTGGTTTATGGGAAGAACTATGAATGGGGATAATAGAATTAGCACAGCGGCGATTGTTGATGTGAATGCAAAGAGGGTGTTTGCGAGGATCTCCTTCTTGGAATGTATTCTTGTTGTTGCTCCGAGGTCTGTCGTTTCGTGGATTTGCAATGCTCTTTCCGCTGATTGAGACATGAAGAACCCGATGGAATTTCCAAATGCGTTGGCAAAGCCACCGATTATTCCAGTAATTATCACAAACCGAGTGGAGGCAGTAACCTCAACAACCCCTATTATCAGACCTAAACACATAATCAAACCATCAGCAAGCCCAAAGGCGATTCCTTCTAAACGATAGCTTTCCTTTGATGGTTCTTCAGTCATCTTGCAGCCCCTTGTTCTAAAAGCTAGCCAGATGACCACGATTTATACATTGTGTTGACAAAGAGGCCAATCGGACCACGAATAAGCCGTCACGTAGTTAAATTCTTGGAGAGACATGCGATACGCGGACCTGTCCGCTTGGCTACTCTAGTGCTTGGTGGAACATTTTAAAGTCAGATATTCGAAATTGTCTTGTGGTGTAAGAATTGGTCCTGCCCGCTAAAATCTTCGAGATAAAAGAAGAAGCTAACCCCGAACTAATAGTTGGAAAGCTCAAGGATTTCCGAGAAGAGGAACTTTACGAAACAGAGAAGGGCGAAACCGTAAACCTAGTAACAGAAATTCTAGACTTGAAACTAGAAGAGGGCACGGTCTCAGGTGTTTTCAGCAAAGATTTCGTGCAAAGACGTTTCTACAAACGGAAGTTGATCGAGACCCCCATCACGGAAGAGTCCTCTTTTTGGATTAAATCATTCAATGGAAGAGTTTTCATCATCGTATCAGCGCCTTCTGTGGCCCGCGGAGTGAAAAAACTATTAACAAACTACGTTGCGAACAAGCTTAGCAAAGTCCTTTTTATCACGCCGCATGCGATTGTCGAGGCAAAAATTTCCCACGCAACTCTGAAGAAGCTTCACGAATCAAACCCACAGGCGACAAGGCTCATATGGTTTGACCAGGTTGACATACCTGGCGTAGAAAAACTTTGTCTGGCAGGATCGGGGCTCACTGATACAAAGCTATATCGTGATTATCTTGAACATGGAAAAATCTGGTATGTCGTCTTTGAAGTCCATAAGCGCGGGATTACAGTCGGGATGACGAGGAATAGTGTAGTGACACTCTTCAGCAAAAGCACTCCTGAAGAATTCGTAGAATACATCCTAGAAGACATTCTAATGCTCATTGAGTAATAGAATAGGTACACATGGCATTATTCTTCAATCATTCTTGGGTGAACCGAATGACGACAATGGGGACACGTCACTTGACCTCTGGGGTAACCTGCCCGCCACTTCTTTTTACAAAAAGGACATTGCAACTTCATCGTCTTGCCAGGAAGAAAGAATTTTTGTCGACTGAAAATAAGCACCGCGATCCCTAAAATCAACGTTGCCACTGCCAAAATTACGAAGTATGCTAGTTTGAATTCGATACTATGAGTCAGAATGAGTTGTTCTTCCCAGAGAAAAGCCCAAAAGGCTGACATGGGATCTGCGTCAGAAAACAGTTTCGGCCATGCTTTCCACGCCACAACAATAAGTGTAGTAAGCCCAATGAAACAAAGCGTTGCACCAAGTACATAGCCCAGCTTATGCCGTCGAACTGTCATCTTCAACTTTGCAAACTCCAAATTTAGGTTGTCTCACAAAAAAGAGTTCTAATTAACTTCTTAAAGTTGTTATGAATCTAAACATCAGGTTACGTTTACGCTTGTGTGCGAGTAGTTATCTAAAGAGAAACCTTTCAAACAACTTCTAGATGTTCTCTTAACGAATTTGAGTGTCACATGCACCTGCGTGTTGAAAACGCAAGTTAACTCTCAAGCTCAAGAAAGCTTCAGATATGGTGTTAACACGCGTTAGAGATGTAATAGGTAGCGTATACTCTGAAAACTCGGCTGAAGATTTTCTAAAGATGTTGGAACCTGCTAAATGACTAGAGTGAAAGTCTGAAGCTTGGAAAAGGTTTATATGAGAATTCAACAGATTCAGCTTTCCATTAGTTGTATAAGGAGAAAGTTGAATGGGAAGATTGCTAAAAAACAAAACGTTGAACTATTGGGTTTGTGGCATAATTTTCAGTATAATCTTCGCAATAATCGGCGCCATAACCAATTTCGCAATGGATACAGCAGAATTTATCGTAGGAGCTGTTCTTGCATTTATTCTCTACATAATTATCATGCCATATATTACTGGGCGTCTGGTGGATTTCGTCTCGGATAGGTGGATGGATTAGCCACGTTAGAAAACGTGCGTGCACAAAGAGAGAAATGAAAATCAACGTACATTGAGAGTAAAGAAAACGCTTTGAGGCTGAGCGTAAAGTTCTTTCTTTTTTCTTGAAGCCTCTAATTAAGGTCTTCTTACAATTATCCTTTAGTTTTTCCCTAAACCTGTTTTGACAAAAAAAGAGTTGGGAGGTTGCGCTATTCGATGCCCCACCGTTTGGTGGCCTTTACTATGATGAAGATTACGAAGGCTACGATGATGAAGGTTATCAGCGCTGCCAAGAATTCTCCTACGACGAAAAGCTGGCCAACATAGTTTGGGTCTATTGGGGTCCCCTGGCTATCCAATTCTGTCGATGGAACTGGTATTTTGAATGTGGCCAAATTTCCAAGGCCGGGTACAGCGAGGCCTATTACGGGCATTACTAAGCCTGTTACAAGTGCTTGGACAAGGGCACCGAGATAAACACCCATGATAAAGGCGACAGCAAGGCCCATGACTTTGTACTTTGAAAGGAAGTCCCTGAATTCATTCCGCATGCCTTCCTTTGGTGGCGGGGGTGGCGCCGGCGTCAACAATTCACGAATCTTTGTAAGCTCCTCCAACATTTTATCTTCTTTCGTCAACCTTTTCCCTCAGTGCTCCCTCATATTCAATTGCTTTTATAAATTGCCCAATTTCAAACATGCCCCGCGCGCATGCCAGCTCGCTAAATGAGTAACAAAGCCTTTGTTTTCTTTCTTTTCCGTTTCTTTTTTGTGGCTTTTTTCTTTTCTACACGTTTCTTGGCTGGTTTTCTTTTCTTTTTTGCCTGTTTGCTTACGCTTGTGGGTGCAGGGATTTTTTGTTTGCCCAAGACGGTTCTGAAGGCTCCATGTTTAGGACATTTGAAAAGCCCTATGTGAAGTTGAACTCTTTCACCTTTTCGGTTTGGGCGTCCCGCCATCTTCCAAGTCTTTCTCGGCTTGGCTATTTCCATTCCACACTTGGGGCATTTAGCCACCCAGCCTTTTCCAGCTATAAAATACATTCGTCCCCTAACGATTTTCATATTAGTCTTTCTTTTCTCCACCAAACGATAAAGGAGGGCAGTAAAATCTGCTATGGCGAAGGTTGACATTTTACTGATTTCAGGGGTACTGAATTCCGTGTGATAGCGTATTCCCTCCATTATTTCTTGGGACGTGAAGGCTCGATCTTTTCGTTGTTCCAAAAAAGAAAGTATTTCCTCTTCTACTTTGCTGTGGAGTTTTCCATTTTCAAACTTTTTCTTATTTATGGGCATAAGGCTCCTCCTTTTAGGTTTTGACGTCTCAAATCTTGTTTTGCATAAACGCGCGTGTGAATATCCCTCTATCTTGATCTTGCTTTAACTCTTGGCTCAAGCATTGTCCAAAGCCATTCTACAAATTCTCTCAAGTTCTTGGTTTGAATATATACGTCGCCTGGACCCCTAATTTCAGTGACTAATCCTTCACCGCCCAGCAAAGTTTCTTTTAATCCTCCGAATTTCTTAACTTTATAGTTGCAAGTATCCCTGAAGGCAACGAGGTGGAAGTTATCAACAATCAAGGTTTGATCCGGCTTCAGTGTATGTTTGTCTATGGCACCGAAAGTGTTTATGAAAAGTGTTCCGTCACCTGTAACTTTTACCATGAATAGTCCTTGTCCGAAGAGCCCTTTTGTGAAGCCTTGCCATTGAACGTCTAAATCTACGTTTTGGGTAGAAGCGATGTAGGCGGCTTTTTGAATTATGTAGCCTTGGTTTGGTTTAACTTCTAAAGTTTCGATGTCGCCCACTGGAGCTGAAACAAAGGCCACTTCCCCCTCATTTTGTTCTGCTCTGTAATCATTTACCCAGAAGGACTGACGTCCAAACAATTTCAAGCCGATGCTTCCTAGAAGGCTTTTCTCACGCTTTCTAGTGTGAACATCAATGTTTGGGTCCATATAGGTCATTGCTCCAGACTCCGCGGTTATAGTTTCGCTGGGCTTCAACTTGACGACAAGCATTGAATACGAAGGCTTATACTTAATTTCATATTCCACTTCTATTCCCACTCCAAATGTTTGTAAGTGAACTTGTTAATAAAATTGCGCGCTCACAAATCTGAACCGCGCTTTCCAACAGCTCTACAGCCAAGCAGCTAGGACCATCAGCGCATGACAGCGCAGAGATATTCTACAACGTTTTGTAGATAAGTTTTAAATTCACCGCAATGAAATCAAATTTGACTCCTGCTTAATGCAGCATAATAGAAATGTTGTGTGACGTTATGGAAAAGGAAAAGATATTACAAACGATAGAACGTGACAAAATAGACTTTATAGATTTGATGTTTTGTGACCTCTATGGTAATTTAAAGAGCGCCACGATTTCGCCCAGGGAGTTAGAGGATTGCCTTGACCATGGAAAATGGTTTGACGGCTCTTCTGTAGAAGGATTTACTAGAATACACGAAAGCGACATGCTATTGGTTCCAGACATATCCACGTACCTTCGTCTTCCTTGGCTGCGTGATGACAGAAACGTGGCAAGGATAATCTGCGACGTTCATGAACCAAGCAAAAACCCATTTGAAGGCGATCCTCGATATATCCTGAAACGAGTTCTGGAAAAGACCAAAAGCAAGGGGCACTCCTACTACGTGGGTCCAGAAATCGAGTTTTTCCTATTTAGATCCAAAGAAAACGCAACTTATCACGATACAGCTGGATATTTTGACTTCTCGCCCCAAGACTTTGCAACTAGTATACGAGCGTTAATGGTTACCACCTTGGAGAAATTAGGCGTAAAAGTTGAAATGTCGCACCATGAATGCGCTCCAAGCCAACATGAAATAGATATACAATACTCTGAAGCCTTGAAGACTGCTGATAACGTGATGATTCTTAAACAAGCCATTAAGACTGTTGCGAGCGACAAAGGTTTACATGCGACTTTCATGCCGAAACCTATCTACGGTGTCAACGGAAGCGGAATGCACACACATCAATCAATCTTCAGCAAAGACGGCCAAAACCTCTTTCATGACAAAGAAGACAAGTACAGTCTATCTTCTCTCGCTTATTACTTCATGGGAGGCCAACTTGAATACATGCGAGAAATCGCAGCCATCTTATGTCCCACGGTAAACAGTTACAAACGGCTTGTACGAGGGTACGAAGCACCCGTTTACATTTGCTGGGGGCAGAGAAATCGCTCAGCGTTGATTAGAGTTCCTAGATTCAGTGCGGGAAGAGAAAAGTCAACGAGGCTTGAACTAAGATGCCCCGACCCAAGCTGCAACCCCTACTTGGCCTTCGCTGTCATGCTAGCTGCTGGTCTCAAAGGCATCGAAGAAAAGATTGAACCACCATCTGCCGTAGAAGAGGACGTATACGGCTTTGACGATCAAAGACTTGCAAAGTTTTACATCAAAACTCTGCCGGCAAATCTCCGCGAAGCTATTGAAGAGCTTGAAAGAAGCAAATTGGCGGAAGAAACATTAGGTGAACACGCGTTCAAAAAATACATTGAGGTCAAGTTAACAGAATGGAATGAATTCCAGAGAAGCGTCACAGACTGGGAGTTTGACAGGTATCGAAACTTGTAAACTAGGCGTGCTTCTCTAACGTTAATTCTATGTCGCCAGACCTTGCTTTGCTATTTTATACGTTTTCGTTACATCTTCAATTTCACCGTTTTCAAAAGCGTACACTTCTTTCAAGTTCTTCTTCCAGTTTCGTTCATACATCTCAGGATCATCTATCCTCTTTTCCGAAGGGTCAACGTGAACCCACTTGCCCTGCTTTTCGTCCCAAACCTCTGTCCACGCGTGATCTGACATGTCAAGGATTAACCTCGCACGGTAACCGTTCGCAAGGCAGATAGCTGTGAACAAGACACTGAATTCTCTGCATTTGCCCTGACCGTACTCAATTATTTCAAAAGGATCGCTATGGCGCACAATGTCGCCCTTGTTGAATTCTACTCTGTCATGAACCCATTTGATCAGTTCGGGCAAAGCCTGCCTTTTCTTAAAGAATTTTTCAAGCCGGCTCAGTAAAGAGGGGTCTGTGAGTCTTTCGCTGATTCTCCGGTACATTTTTATGGCTTCCGGATTCGGCGATGAATTCATGGCATTTTTCTTCCGGTTTCAGATACTTATGGGCGAGGTTCAACGATATGTTTCTTAGGAGGCTTCGAAAATGTCTTATGAAAGAGAAATAAATACTTCAAGTCAGTGTCGTGCGTGCGCGTGCACAAGCTAGTTTCATTGCTGAAAACGTGAATTTCAAATATTTACTTGTGTTTCTTAAGAGATTTATCCGCCGCAATATATCCTTAAAGAGA
This genomic window contains:
- a CDS encoding slipin family protein, yielding MIPLIYEILALFVLVIIVLSILTSSIRIVREYERAVIFRLGRLVGAKGPGLIFIIPGIDKTRVVDLRTITYDARMIKIITKDNIRCDVDSFVYYRVIDPIKAICEVENYVHATQTLAKTVLRDVLGHAELDDLLIKTTEFTKQIQEEIDETTDPWGIKVSAVAISDVLLPAEMQRAIAKQAEAEREKRARIIVAEGEYIAAEKMALAAEVYSKSPITLKLRELQTLTDIAREKNLVVVTSTTDLRELGNIVAIARATAGKGEQVKKK
- a CDS encoding MscL family protein, which codes for MRNEFRDFLSKYKVMGLAVAFIMGVYLGALVQALVTGLVMPVIGLAVPGLGNLATFKIPVPSTELDSQGTPIDPNYVGQLFVVGEFLAALITFIIVAFVIFIIVKATKRWGIE
- a CDS encoding nodulation protein NfeD → MIVIELDGVINFGASELIKEGLDEAYKINAKAVVLLLNTHGGSLDATFNIIDLIERSSIPVISFVHPKGATAWSAGTFIVLSSHVVAMAPFSILGSCAPRAYPTGELIQDPKLINSLTEFIVQRAKMHGRNETIVAKFVTENLNIGAEDAKNYGVIEKVATTLEELLDVVDGIDVEVAEKGQLTIQTKNVAIHYLGASIYVRVLRVISDPMIAYLLFTLGVYGVIFGFFTAGYEGEIIGGVLLILGLIGLGFYVDLLPIVLITLGGVLVFVEMRELGLQFFGPAGIFCLSVGTLLLLRFDPTRWLISPEWYQFFMVVVIAFVGILTGFSALVLYKIVKAKKKRLTVLELIGGIGRTLDEIGPEKVGFIRFRGEYWRARSDTIIKPNRRVKILAKEGPTLIVELIEEEVIAGEPEKSKPSQR
- a CDS encoding TIGR00266 family protein, with protein sequence MEYEIKYKPSYSMLVVKLKPSETITAESGAMTYMDPNIDVHTRKREKSLLGSIGLKLFGRQSFWVNDYRAEQNEGEVAFVSAPVGDIETLEVKPNQGYIIQKAAYIASTQNVDLDVQWQGFTKGLFGQGLFMVKVTGDGTLFINTFGAIDKHTLKPDQTLIVDNFHLVAFRDTCNYKVKKFGGLKETLLGGEGLVTEIRGPGDVYIQTKNLREFVEWLWTMLEPRVKARSR
- a CDS encoding glutamine synthetase, with translation MEKEKILQTIERDKIDFIDLMFCDLYGNLKSATISPRELEDCLDHGKWFDGSSVEGFTRIHESDMLLVPDISTYLRLPWLRDDRNVARIICDVHEPSKNPFEGDPRYILKRVLEKTKSKGHSYYVGPEIEFFLFRSKENATYHDTAGYFDFSPQDFATSIRALMVTTLEKLGVKVEMSHHECAPSQHEIDIQYSEALKTADNVMILKQAIKTVASDKGLHATFMPKPIYGVNGSGMHTHQSIFSKDGQNLFHDKEDKYSLSSLAYYFMGGQLEYMREIAAILCPTVNSYKRLVRGYEAPVYICWGQRNRSALIRVPRFSAGREKSTRLELRCPDPSCNPYLAFAVMLAAGLKGIEEKIEPPSAVEEDVYGFDDQRLAKFYIKTLPANLREAIEELERSKLAEETLGEHAFKKYIEVKLTEWNEFQRSVTDWEFDRYRNL
- a CDS encoding VIT1/CCC1 transporter family protein — translated: MTEEPSKESYRLEGIAFGLADGLIMCLGLIIGVVEVTASTRFVIITGIIGGFANAFGNSIGFFMSQSAERALQIHETTDLGATTRIHSKKEILANTLFAFTSTIAAVLILLSPFIVLPINQATILTFVIGTIMAFILGSYVGKISHEKPYKEGLKYALLAILGAIIAHFIADCIQLLI